Genomic window (Arcobacter aquimarinus):
TTACTATTTTAAGTGAGTCTTTAGTTGCTCTTTCAAATGCAAAATATGATTATAAAATTCCACATATTGAAAATCTAACAGGTATGATAGCTTCTTTATTAAGTGGAGCAAAAGTTACTCAATCATCAATTAATGAAATAATGTGTTTAATTGAAAAATCAAACAATGAATTATCTTTAAGTTCAACAGAGTTAGCAAGTGCTTCAAAAAAATTAAGTGATTCTTCAAATACTCAAGCAGCATCACTTGAAGAGACAGCAGCAGCAATTGAAGAAATTTCAGCAACAGTTTCAAGAAGTAGTGAAAATGCTATAAAAATGGCTCAATATGCACAAAATGTTACAAAATCTAGTGATGTTGGAAAAGAATTAGCACATAAAACAGCAATTTCTATGGAAGAGATAAATACACAAGTTTTAGCTATTAATGAAGCTATTTCTGTTATTGATCAAATTGCATTCCAAACAAATATTTTATCTTTAAATGCAGCTGTTGAAGCTGCAACTGCTGGTGAAGCAGGACGAGGATTTGCTGTTGTTGCAGCAGAAGTAAGAAATCTTGCAAGTAGAAGTGCTGAAGCAGCAAATGAAATAAAGAATATTGTATTAAATGCTACTACAAAAGCAAAAGAAGGACAAGATATTACTTCAAAAATGATTGATGGATACAATGACTTAAATGAAAATATTGTAGTTACAATAAAATTAATTGAAGATGTTGCAAGTGCTTCTAAAGAGCAACAAATGGCAATGGCTCAAATTAATGATACAGTTAATTCACTTGATCAAGCTACTCAACAAAATGCAGCTTTAGCTTCAACTATAAATGATATGGCAGTTAAAACTTCGAATTTAGTTGTTCAATTAGAGAATACTATAAATCAAACAAGTTTTGATAGAAATGCACATAAAAGAGTTTGTGATACAAGTTTAATTATTGATATTAATAAATTAAAATCAGACCATATAAACTTCAAAAATACAAATTTTGCACAATGTAAAGAAGGTTTTAAATTTACAGTAAAAAATCACCACGAATGTAACTTAGGTAAATGGATAGATTCAAATGAAGATAAATTATTTGCTAAAACAAAAGAGTGGAGTGATTTAAAAGATGCTCATAAAAAAGTACATGATTTAGTTCAAAATACAGTAAATTTATATGCAGAAAAAAGTGAAAATGCACCAATATTATCTACAACTAAAGAGATTGAAGACAATATAGAAGTTGTTTTTGATTTATTAAATAAAGTTAGAGAAATTAATTGTGGAAATTAAAAATATAAAGTTTATTTAATCACTAAAAGAAGCAAAAGCACCTTCAACACTAGGAATAGTTTTGTAGTGTGTTTTTGTTAATCTTACATTTTTTGTTTTTAAATCACATATTGCAATTCTAAAATTAGCTCCCATAACTGGCTCTACAACACAAACAATTTTATCTTCAATTTGTCTTGTTACATAAATAGTACCTTGCAAAGTTGGGAAAAAATATTTTGGATAACTTAAAGGAGTTATTTCTACAATATCAATGTTTTCTTGGTTTTCAAGAGTTTGCATTATATCCATAGCATCTTCATAACTTTCAAATTGAATACACCAGTCATCAAATTTTTTATTGAAATGATGTAAGTCTTCATCCAAAAAACCACCTGCTATTGATTGTAAAGCAAAAATAGACACAAAAAACACCTTTTATTATATAGGATTTTAAAAATTGATTTTAACATATAATTAATAAGAAAATTAACATCCTCTTTACACTTAAGAGTGTAAAATAGGCTAAATATTAGATATTATGGGGTTTTTTGATGAGAACAAGAGTCTATTATGAAGATACAGATTGTGGTGGAGTGGTTTATCACTCAAATTATTTAAACTTTTGTGAGCGAGCAAGAAGTGAGTTATTTTTTCAAAAAGGTTTATCTCCACACAATAATGATGAATTTTTTGTAGTTAGAAGTGCAAACGTTGATTGGATAAAATCGGCTATTTTTGGAGATGTTTTAGAAATTACTACAAAACTTATAGAGAAAAAATCAGCTTCAATTATCATGTATCAAGAGATAAAAAGAGATGATGAAGTTCTATTTAAGGCTACTTTTAAACTGGCTTTTTTAAAAAACTTTAAACCTACAAAAATTCCTTTGGAAATTTTTGAAATATTAAACTAAGGAAAAAATAGTGTTTAAACAATTACTTATCTCTTTTTTATTTGTTATAAATTTATATTCAAATGATGTTTTTTTACTGCCAAATGATTCAAAAGAGGCTCAAAACAAGATTAGTTCTTTGATTTTAGAAGCAAAATCAGAAATTTTTATAGCAATGTACAATTTTTCATATAATAAATTTGCAAATGATTTGATAAAAGCATCAAAAAATGGAGTGAAAATCACTGTTTTATTTGATAAAGAAAAAACAAATAAAGATGATGAAATTTTAGATTTATTAAAAAATAGTGGCATTAAAACTATTGTAAATAAAGATAAAAATAAAATGCATCTAAAAGTTGCTTTAATTGATTCCAAAATTGCAATTGTTGGAAGCACAAATTGGACAAAAAAATCTTTTGAAGAAAATTATGATTTGATTTTAATAAGTGAAGAGAAAAAACTTTTAGAGAAATTAATAGCCTTTAAAAATGGCATTTAATTGCTTAAAAGTAATAAAATAGTATCATATTGATAAAAATTATTAAAAAGGATTTTAATGCTAGAGATATTTGTTATAGCATTTTGCTTATATTTTGCATTCAATATTTATACTTCTTTTATGCAAATTGGATATGTTAAGGAAGCAAAAAAATTAAAAGCTATTATTTTAGATTCATCAAAATATGAAGAAGCAGCTAATTATTCTATAGAAAAAGAGAAATTAGCAATAGTTTCATCATTTTACGATTTTATTTTATTTATTTTATGGATAGGTTTTGGATTATCTTATTTGGATTCATTAATTCAAATAGAGTCATTTTGGTTAAAAGCTGTTATTTTTGTAGATTTATTCATTATTATAAATTGGATTTTAACTTTACCATTTGAGCTTTATTCAACTTTTAAATTAAATAAAAAATATGGTTTTTCAAATATGGCACCAGCACTTTTTATAAAAGATACTATGAAAACTGGATTTTTATTTTTAGTTTTTGGTTCACTTGTAATTGCTGGAATTTCATTTATCATAAATAGTTTTTCTTCTTGGTGGATTTGGGGATTTGCTTTTATTTTTGCTGTAATTATTTTAATAAATATGCTTTATCCAGTGATTAGAGATAAAATGTTTGATAAGTTCGAAAAACTAAAAGATAAAGATTTAGAAGTAAAAATCGAAAATCTTTTAAATGAAGTTGGATTCAAAAGTAGTGGAGTTTTTAGTGTTGATGCAAGTAAAAGAGATAATCGATTAAATGCTTATTTTGGTGGATTAGGTGCAACTAAAAGAGTAGTTTTATTTGATACTTTAGTTGAAAAATTAACACACAATGAATTACTTGCTGTTTTAGGACATGAATTAGGACACTTTAAAAATGGTGATATTGTAAAAAATATTGGAATTATGGGTGTTGTTATGTTTGTATTTTTTGCAATTTTTGGAAATTTACCAGATGAATTGTTTTTAGGATTATCACTAAATAATGAACCTTATGCAATTATCACAGTTTTTATGATATTTTCTCCGATTTTATCATTTTTCTTAATGCCTCTAATTTCTATGATTTCAAGACATAATGAATATGCAGCTGATGATTTTGGTTCAAATTTACAATCAAAAGAAGATTTAGTAAGTGCGTTGTTAAAACTTGCAAATGAAAATAAATCATTTCCTTTATCGCACCCTTTATATATTTTCTTTTATTACTCTCATCCACCTTTGGTTGAAAGATTTAAAGAATTAGGTTACGATGTGAAAACTATGGAATTCAAAGAAAAGTAGATGATTGAGATAAATTATCTACTTTTAATTGCTATTTTTTTCTTTTTATTTGTTTTTTTTGCTTTTATTATCTATTTTATAAAACAAAAGTATGAAAATCAGATTTTAAGTATAGAAAAATACTATGAATTAAAATTTGCAAATTTAAAAGAGTTATCAAGAACAAAAGAAGAAAATTTTAATGAAAAAATTACTCTTTTGGAAGATTCAAAAAAAGAGTTAAAACTAGAGTTTGAAAATCTTGCAAATAGACTTTTTGAAGAGAATCAGAAAAAATCCAATATCAATCTAACTCAAGTTTTAAGCTCATTTAAAGATCAATTAGACTCTTTTGGAAAAAGAGTCAATGATATTCATAATGAAGAGACAAAACAAAGAATTTCTTTATTAACTGAGATAAAAAACTTAAAAGAGTTAAACAATCAAATTTCAACAGATGCTATAAATTTAACAAAAGCTTTAAAAGGACAAAATAAAACACAAGGTGATTGGGGAGAGATGATACTCTCTTCTATATTAGAGCAAACAGGTTTAAGAGAAGGGAAAGAGTATAGTGTGCAAGGCTCTTTTACTGATGATAAAGGTAAAAAATTAAGACCTGATGTTATAGTTCATCTACCTTCAAATAAGGATATTATTATTGATTCAAAAGTATCTTTAAGTGCTTATATAAATTATTGTAAAACTGAAAATGAAGAACAAAAACAACTTGCTTCAAAAGAGTTGGTAAAATCAATAACTTCACATATAAAAGGTTTGAGTTCAAAAAGATATGAAAATATAAAAGGTGTTAGAACTTTAGATTTTGTATTGATGTTTATACCTGTTGAGGGTGCTTATATACTTGCAACTTCAAGTGATGATAATATTTTTAAATTAGCTTTTGAAAATAATATTATGTTAGTCTCTCCTTCAACTTTATATGTGACATTAAGAACTATAGAGAATATTTGGCGTAATGAACATCAAAATGAAAATGCACTTTTAATCTCAAAAAAAGCTGCTGATTTATATGATAAATTCGCTGCTTTTGTAGCTGATATTGAAGATATAGGTTTAAATATAAATAGAACTCAAAAAGCTTATGATAATGCTATAAATAAACTTAGTGTTGGAAATGGAAATCTTATAAGAAGAGCTGAAGAGTTTTTGTATTTGGGTGTAAAACCTAAAAAAGAGATTTCGAATAAATTATCAAATAATAAAAATATAGAGGAATAGAACATGGATTTAGCTTTTTCTTTAGCTAACAATTTTTTATCGTTACTTGATGCAATGGCTATTTATATTTTAATAGGTTTGTTAATTGCAGGATTTTTAAAACAGATTATTCCAGATGATTTTATTATAAAACATTTAGGAAATGGAAATATTAGTTCAGTTATAAAAGCTACAATTTTAGGAATTCCACTTCCTGTTTGTTCATGTTCTGTTATTCCTTTAGCTCAAAGTTTAAGGAAAGAGGGTGCTAGTAAGGGAGCTGTTCAAAGTTTTTTGATTTCAAGTCCAATAACAGGTGTTGATTCTATTTTAGCAACTTACTCTTTTTTTGGACTATTTTTTACAATTTACAGAGTGATTTCATCTATGATAATAGCTATTGTTGTGGGAATTGTTCAAAATATTTTTGATAAAGAAGAGAGTAAAAAAATAGAAAAAGAGCAAAATTCTTGTTCTTGTAGCTGTTCTTGTTCTAGTAAAAAAGAGAAAAAAAGATTTTCAATAAAAGAAGTTTTCTCTTATGCTTATGTAACACTATTTAAAGATATGGTAAAACCACTTTTTATTGGACTTTTATTTGCTACACTTTTTACAACTTTAGCTCCAAAAGAGTACACAAGTTTACTTTTTGAAAATCAAATACTTACTTATTTTGTAATAATTTTGTTTTCTATGCCTTTATATATTTGTGCAACAGCCTCTTTACCA
Coding sequences:
- a CDS encoding phospholipase D-like domain-containing protein gives rise to the protein MFKQLLISFLFVINLYSNDVFLLPNDSKEAQNKISSLILEAKSEIFIAMYNFSYNKFANDLIKASKNGVKITVLFDKEKTNKDDEILDLLKNSGIKTIVNKDKNKMHLKVALIDSKIAIVGSTNWTKKSFEENYDLILISEEKKLLEKLIAFKNGI
- a CDS encoding M48 family metallopeptidase: MLEIFVIAFCLYFAFNIYTSFMQIGYVKEAKKLKAIILDSSKYEEAANYSIEKEKLAIVSSFYDFILFILWIGFGLSYLDSLIQIESFWLKAVIFVDLFIIINWILTLPFELYSTFKLNKKYGFSNMAPALFIKDTMKTGFLFLVFGSLVIAGISFIINSFSSWWIWGFAFIFAVIILINMLYPVIRDKMFDKFEKLKDKDLEVKIENLLNEVGFKSSGVFSVDASKRDNRLNAYFGGLGATKRVVLFDTLVEKLTHNELLAVLGHELGHFKNGDIVKNIGIMGVVMFVFFAIFGNLPDELFLGLSLNNEPYAIITVFMIFSPILSFFLMPLISMISRHNEYAADDFGSNLQSKEDLVSALLKLANENKSFPLSHPLYIFFYYSHPPLVERFKELGYDVKTMEFKEK
- a CDS encoding methyl-accepting chemotaxis protein, with product MQDLSISKKFTLTNVIVTLLVLVIGYFILNKYKNDLATEVHDNVIIKLNSLSNLKLEGKLEVGISNAISISNDSSIKEALAKNDRELAIKTLANLSKSMKESTPFQNIQVHLHTKDNKSFLRSWQPKKFGDDLSSFRASVVKVNSDKIAINGFEVGNAGLSIRSVVPIFDEAKNHVGSLEFMQGVNSVASSFDAENKAFLLLMDKSLATVAIKEEDVLNKYLISQKFINKDFLEDAKKINFDKLLNDKFLITNKYFYTYSDITDFAGKKLGIALVAEPIEVVNTAIEHASYIIWVALIILVVALMITMIISLVNMKKNILTPIFNLKNSIDAISSNNSSETSKIEVKSHDEIGEVVHSFNNYLDSIQKGIIQDQIVIEESRAIISKVNAGLLNDRIKGKAHSIGVSSLVDEINKMIERMQKNLTILSESLVALSNAKYDYKIPHIENLTGMIASLLSGAKVTQSSINEIMCLIEKSNNELSLSSTELASASKKLSDSSNTQAASLEETAAAIEEISATVSRSSENAIKMAQYAQNVTKSSDVGKELAHKTAISMEEINTQVLAINEAISVIDQIAFQTNILSLNAAVEAATAGEAGRGFAVVAAEVRNLASRSAEAANEIKNIVLNATTKAKEGQDITSKMIDGYNDLNENIVVTIKLIEDVASASKEQQMAMAQINDTVNSLDQATQQNAALASTINDMAVKTSNLVVQLENTINQTSFDRNAHKRVCDTSLIIDINKLKSDHINFKNTNFAQCKEGFKFTVKNHHECNLGKWIDSNEDKLFAKTKEWSDLKDAHKKVHDLVQNTVNLYAEKSENAPILSTTKEIEDNIEVVFDLLNKVREINCGN
- a CDS encoding DNA recombination protein RmuC, which encodes MIEINYLLLIAIFFFLFVFFAFIIYFIKQKYENQILSIEKYYELKFANLKELSRTKEENFNEKITLLEDSKKELKLEFENLANRLFEENQKKSNINLTQVLSSFKDQLDSFGKRVNDIHNEETKQRISLLTEIKNLKELNNQISTDAINLTKALKGQNKTQGDWGEMILSSILEQTGLREGKEYSVQGSFTDDKGKKLRPDVIVHLPSNKDIIIDSKVSLSAYINYCKTENEEQKQLASKELVKSITSHIKGLSSKRYENIKGVRTLDFVLMFIPVEGAYILATSSDDNIFKLAFENNIMLVSPSTLYVTLRTIENIWRNEHQNENALLISKKAADLYDKFAAFVADIEDIGLNINRTQKAYDNAINKLSVGNGNLIRRAEEFLYLGVKPKKEISNKLSNNKNIEE
- a CDS encoding SO_0444 family Cu/Zn efflux transporter; translated protein: MDLAFSLANNFLSLLDAMAIYILIGLLIAGFLKQIIPDDFIIKHLGNGNISSVIKATILGIPLPVCSCSVIPLAQSLRKEGASKGAVQSFLISSPITGVDSILATYSFFGLFFTIYRVISSMIIAIVVGIVQNIFDKEESKKIEKEQNSCSCSCSCSSKKEKKRFSIKEVFSYAYVTLFKDMVKPLFIGLLFATLFTTLAPKEYTSLLFENQILTYFVIILFSMPLYICATASLPIAAALIIEGMSPGAAFILLSAGPATSLITMGVVYKTLGKTSLIIYLTMIAILSLIFGYLFDLFFIDINILNFSLEEQSSSLFSQVSSFIMLALMSYYLIKPWLYRKKESCCSSKDCH
- a CDS encoding YbgC/FadM family acyl-CoA thioesterase; translation: MRTRVYYEDTDCGGVVYHSNYLNFCERARSELFFQKGLSPHNNDEFFVVRSANVDWIKSAIFGDVLEITTKLIEKKSASIIMYQEIKRDDEVLFKATFKLAFLKNFKPTKIPLEIFEILN